In the genome of Candidatus Nealsonbacteria bacterium, one region contains:
- a CDS encoding terpene cyclase/mutase family protein — protein MKNLNSKILLFLICFGLFMFVSQTKAEGTTTVQLKVVAFDQVLFNNDFIVNSCPDQASSTNYSLNAWCAVEQLISSQGWTATSTWYPYGVMLNTINQYEGGYNNYWLWFSNSEPGETALNQHLLSDGEKLLLSFGTSPLKIIASATSSYINSTTTLNVLYFDTSFWRWQPATDSTFSINGQEISSTSGAYELWTNTTTAYEIFAKETGFIDSELITINPQLPSANINLRIETASSTIFNQNLAVLACEENVGSGTYSLNGRCAVLQSGLANQWTSWGSDLFLDSIADYINNQNNNGIYWSWFKNLDYGQTALNKYILSENEDLLLIYGINPLRITTSTTTPLLNSTTTLYLEQFGYDSGWNPVWQPSASSTFLINGQEFYSQEGIVQLPIATTSPYLVLGRKAGYLDSSTLTLTGIFQNETSSQPTTPDNPVGGSGSPSFNTSDAPTHHTVDINKAINFLILNQNNDGSIGSSIIYSDWAAIALSAFGSGDAQNKLKNYLSGAGYNTNGSVTDLERRAMALMALSVDPYSETATDYISKIVLAFDGTQIGDSSLFNDDIFALFPLLKAGYSGSDPIISATVRFIISKQSVNGSWGNIDLMAAAIQALSLAKKTGNLDTDIVNSINQSLQSAKNFLKNFQGANGGFNNDTISTSWAVQAILALGEQVLDWENNGNNPFDFLTSRQNGDGGFEDTSVAVDTRIWTTAYVIPAALGKTWDEIMGSFQKKVQNSQSQDDDVNNLSISTSSVSDLSASTSLTFANTSINENILTIKNATSAELILGTSTAPNKILPQITAEQNLSVGESVNSIQQNEPNKENDLKNLTAQISNSINIDYSLSEKTIKIIFYFSAGASFLLGLYLTIKFIMSRFMLKS, from the coding sequence AACTTGGTATCCATACGGCGTAATGCTAAACACTATAAATCAATACGAAGGAGGCTACAACAATTACTGGCTTTGGTTTAGCAATTCTGAACCGGGCGAAACCGCGTTAAATCAACACCTACTTTCCGATGGCGAAAAACTACTGCTTTCTTTTGGAACAAGTCCGCTTAAGATAATAGCTTCCGCAACCTCGTCATATATTAATTCTACAACAACCTTAAATGTTTTATATTTTGACACTTCTTTCTGGCGATGGCAGCCGGCAACGGACAGCACTTTTTCAATTAATGGCCAGGAAATTTCCAGCACAAGCGGGGCTTATGAATTATGGACTAATACCACCACGGCTTATGAAATTTTTGCAAAAGAAACAGGGTTTATTGACAGCGAATTAATAACAATTAATCCTCAATTGCCGTCAGCAAATATTAATTTGCGGATTGAAACTGCAAGCTCGACTATATTCAACCAGAATCTTGCCGTTTTAGCTTGTGAAGAAAATGTCGGTAGCGGCACCTATAGTCTGAATGGCAGATGCGCCGTGTTACAATCTGGGCTTGCAAACCAATGGACGAGCTGGGGGAGTGATTTATTTTTAGATTCGATTGCAGATTATATAAATAATCAAAATAATAACGGAATTTATTGGAGCTGGTTTAAAAATCTTGATTACGGCCAAACGGCGCTAAACAAGTATATTTTAAGCGAAAATGAAGATTTGCTTCTTATTTACGGCATAAATCCTTTAAGGATTACAACCTCCACCACAACTCCGCTTTTAAATAGCACAACTACTTTATATTTGGAGCAATTTGGCTATGACTCTGGCTGGAATCCTGTTTGGCAACCGTCCGCCAGTAGTACATTTTTAATCAATGGTCAGGAATTTTATTCTCAAGAGGGTATTGTACAACTACCCATTGCGACAACTAGCCCGTATTTGGTTTTAGGACGCAAGGCTGGATATTTAGACAGCTCGACTTTAACTCTGACTGGAATTTTTCAGAATGAAACCTCGAGCCAGCCGACTACTCCGGACAATCCAGTCGGCGGTTCTGGTAGTCCAAGTTTTAATACGAGCGATGCGCCGACACACCATACCGTAGATATAAATAAAGCTATAAATTTTCTGATTTTAAATCAAAATAACGATGGTTCAATCGGTTCTTCGATTATTTATTCCGATTGGGCTGCAATTGCTCTCTCTGCTTTTGGCAGCGGTGATGCACAAAATAAATTAAAAAATTATTTATCAGGAGCTGGGTATAATACCAATGGGAGTGTTACAGACCTCGAAAGAAGGGCGATGGCTCTGATGGCGCTTTCGGTTGATCCATACAGTGAAACCGCGACCGATTATATTTCAAAAATTGTTTTGGCTTTTGACGGAACACAAATTGGCGATTCCAGTCTTTTCAATGATGATATCTTTGCGTTATTTCCCTTATTAAAAGCCGGATATTCTGGTTCAGATCCGATTATTAGCGCAACCGTAAGATTTATCATTTCAAAACAAAGCGTAAACGGTTCGTGGGGCAATATTGATTTGATGGCAGCCGCCATACAAGCGCTTTCTCTTGCAAAAAAGACCGGAAATTTAGATACAGATATTGTAAATTCAATTAACCAATCCCTGCAGTCTGCGAAGAATTTCTTAAAAAATTTTCAAGGGGCAAATGGTGGTTTTAACAACGATACAATATCAACCTCATGGGCAGTTCAGGCGATCTTAGCTTTAGGCGAACAGGTTTTGGATTGGGAAAACAATGGAAACAACCCTTTTGATTTTTTAACTTCTCGCCAAAATGGCGATGGTGGGTTTGAAGATACATCTGTTGCCGTAGATACCAGGATTTGGACTACTGCTTATGTTATTCCGGCCGCGCTGGGTAAAACCTGGGATGAAATAATGGGAAGTTTTCAAAAAAAAGTTCAAAATTCTCAAAGTCAAGATGACGATGTAAACAATTTATCTATCAGCACCAGTTCTGTTTCTGATTTATCCGCCTCCACCAGCTTAACTTTTGCTAATACCTCAATAAATGAAAATATATTGACAATTAAAAATGCGACCTCAGCGGAGTTAATTCTTGGAACATCAACGGCTCCCAATAAAATCCTACCGCAAATTACTGCTGAGCAAAATTTATCAGTCGGAGAATCAGTAAATTCTATACAACAAAATGAGCCGAATAAAGAGAATGATTTAAAAAATCTTACTGCCCAAATAAGCAACAGTATTAACATTGACTATTCCTTAAGCGAAAAAACGATAAAAATAATATTTTATTTCTCGGCTGGCGCCTCTTTCTTATTAGGGTTATATTTGACTATAAAATTTATAATGTCTCGTTTTATGTTAAAATCGTAA
- a CDS encoding dihydroorotate dehydrogenase: MKYKFFHKEISGIFTIPSGIISVEVPVIEKIAKEIPEIGILTTKSIGLEPKEGNKEPIIAEYAPFSFINAVGLSNPGVKEFVNKLSKIKIPDDKFLLISIFGDSVNEFRKIAEELYNWADGFELNISCPHSEKYGQVIGQDKKLMGEIIKNVVFLGKPVFVKISPNLNIKETIECIVKNGASGITAINTKGPELFLHNNFPVLSNRVGGISGKAILELGLKSVKEIRDITDLPVIACGGISTAEEVRSYKQVGADFFGVGSALAGMSTEEIKQYFHKLALDLKEGTNNAATLLKDELRMEYKEYKVIENKRIAEDLFLLKLDRGIKTETGQFIFTCLPGIGEKPFSVLDDDPLTLLVQKRGCFTNELSKLISGDNLFIRGPYGDTPAVKGRVLLVGGGTGVAALYLFAKRNKNVVAVLGAKDKNHLSYLEKFKLTCKELFLTTENGEIGYKGLVTDMLEEIIEKTQPEYCINCGPEPMVKEVIKKEIKHINPEKIYSSMDFLTKCGIGLCGSCASSKGYRSCVDGNFLKSEQI; this comes from the coding sequence ATGAAATATAAATTTTTTCACAAAGAGATTAGCGGAATTTTTACAATACCCTCTGGTATTATTTCTGTAGAAGTACCAGTAATTGAGAAAATTGCCAAAGAAATTCCTGAAATCGGCATACTTACTACAAAAAGCATTGGATTGGAACCGAAAGAAGGAAACAAGGAACCAATTATAGCTGAATATGCCCCTTTTTCTTTTATCAACGCTGTTGGGCTTTCTAATCCGGGAGTAAAAGAATTTGTAAATAAGTTATCAAAAATAAAAATTCCCGATGACAAGTTTTTATTAATTTCAATTTTCGGAGATAGTGTTAATGAATTCAGAAAAATCGCAGAAGAATTATATAATTGGGCAGATGGTTTTGAACTAAACATTTCCTGCCCTCACTCTGAAAAATACGGTCAAGTTATAGGTCAGGATAAAAAATTAATGGGGGAGATAATAAAAAACGTTGTTTTTCTTGGAAAGCCGGTATTTGTAAAAATTTCACCAAACTTGAATATTAAAGAGACCATAGAGTGCATTGTAAAAAATGGTGCTTCAGGGATAACAGCGATAAACACTAAGGGTCCGGAATTATTTTTGCACAATAATTTTCCGGTTCTTTCCAATAGAGTAGGCGGAATTTCTGGAAAAGCAATTTTAGAGCTTGGTTTAAAAAGCGTAAAAGAGATAAGGGACATTACAGACTTGCCCGTGATAGCCTGTGGTGGCATTTCAACGGCTGAAGAGGTGAGAAGCTACAAACAAGTTGGAGCAGATTTTTTTGGAGTAGGTTCTGCATTAGCAGGGATGAGCACAGAGGAGATAAAACAATATTTTCATAAATTAGCTTTGGATTTAAAAGAAGGGACGAATAATGCAGCCACTCTTTTAAAAGATGAGCTAAGAATGGAATATAAAGAATATAAAGTGATAGAGAATAAACGAATAGCTGAAGACTTATTTCTTTTGAAATTAGACAGAGGAATAAAAACGGAAACAGGGCAATTCATTTTTACTTGTTTACCAGGGATAGGAGAAAAACCATTCTCTGTTTTAGATGATGACCCCCTAACCTTACTTGTTCAAAAAAGGGGCTGTTTTACAAATGAATTGTCAAAATTAATTAGTGGAGATAATTTATTTATAAGAGGACCATACGGGGATACTCCGGCCGTAAAAGGTAGAGTTTTATTGGTGGGAGGAGGAACTGGCGTAGCAGCGCTTTATTTATTTGCTAAAAGAAATAAAAATGTAGTTGCGGTGTTGGGGGCGAAAGATAAAAATCACTTGTCTTATCTTGAAAAGTTTAAATTAACATGTAAAGAATTATTTTTAACCACGGAAAATGGCGAAATAGGTTATAAGGGTTTGGTGACAGATATGTTGGAAGAGATTATAGAAAAAACACAACCTGAATATTGCATTAATTGCGGTCCAGAACCCATGGTAAAAGAAGTCATAAAAAAGGAAATTAAACATATAAATCCAGAAAAAATTTATTCTTCAATGGATTTTTTAACGAAATGCGGAATTGGTTTATGTGGAAGCTGTGCCAGCTCTAAAGGATATAGAAGTTGTGTTGACGGGAATTTTTTAAAAAGTGAACAAATTTAA
- a CDS encoding M15 family metallopeptidase, with the protein MWYSYLMKKNDNKLNLFLFALVIINLGIIGYLGYQNYQLKKDKLTLESEISQTKENFFSTTKSFQEVIDSVEWELAKTETERDDFELQYTMEKNRMDFLASQISGIQGTVGTLEKLSKTDPELLKKYSKVYFLSENYIPETFIKIETGYTYDSQEDYLIYAKIWQFLQDLLVTAKNGNIDIKVISAYRSFDAQSDLKSSYKIIYGSGANKFSADQGYSEHQLGTTIDFTTSEIGASYSDFEKTSTYQWLLENAYKYGFVLSYPENNKYYQFEPWHWRFVGRALAEKLHQDGKNFYDLDQREIDQYLISFFD; encoded by the coding sequence ATGTGGTATAGTTATTTAATGAAGAAAAATGATAATAAATTAAATTTATTTTTGTTTGCGTTAGTGATAATAAACCTTGGGATAATAGGATATCTTGGATATCAGAATTATCAATTGAAAAAAGATAAATTAACTCTTGAGAGTGAAATTTCGCAAACCAAAGAGAATTTTTTTTCAACAACAAAAAGTTTCCAAGAAGTCATTGATTCAGTTGAGTGGGAGCTTGCCAAAACAGAAACCGAAAGAGATGATTTTGAATTGCAATATACCATGGAAAAAAATAGAATGGATTTTCTTGCTTCGCAAATAAGCGGTATTCAGGGCACGGTGGGGACTTTGGAAAAATTAAGCAAGACTGACCCCGAATTACTTAAGAAATATTCCAAAGTTTACTTTCTAAGCGAAAATTATATTCCCGAGACATTTATTAAAATAGAGACCGGATATACTTACGATTCTCAGGAGGATTATTTGATTTATGCGAAAATTTGGCAGTTTTTACAAGACCTATTGGTAACCGCAAAGAACGGCAACATTGACATTAAAGTTATTTCAGCTTATCGGTCGTTTGATGCGCAAAGTGATTTAAAATCATCATATAAAATAATTTACGGCTCGGGCGCCAATAAATTTAGCGCAGACCAGGGATACTCGGAGCATCAATTAGGCACAACCATTGATTTTACAACATCGGAAATAGGAGCTAGCTATTCGGATTTTGAGAAAACGTCGACTTACCAATGGCTTTTAGAAAATGCTTATAAATACGGTTTTGTTCTTTCGTATCCTGAAAATAATAAATATTATCAGTTTGAGCCTTGGCATTGGAGATTTGTAGGCAGGGCTTTGGCTGAAAAATTACATCAAGACGGAAAAAATTTTTACGACCTCGACCAGCGCGAAATTGACCAATATTTAATATCATTTTTCGACTAG
- a CDS encoding GerMN domain-containing protein, whose protein sequence is MKKIIFFVIIVFIIVVNFYIFFLQKEKKEEENIIPVEKSILLYYYNASLDKDESGNVLCSRAGLVQVERKIPITQTPIQDTIRLLLKGELTDKERNQGIFTEYPLEGFSLKGASLKDGILTLEFEDLNNKTVGGSCRVGILWFHIESTARQFPEIREVRFLPEELFQP, encoded by the coding sequence ATGAAGAAAATAATATTCTTTGTAATTATTGTTTTTATCATTGTTGTTAATTTTTATATTTTCTTTTTGCAAAAAGAAAAAAAAGAAGAAGAAAATATTATTCCTGTCGAAAAAAGTATTTTACTTTATTATTACAATGCCAGCCTAGACAAGGACGAATCGGGAAACGTTCTTTGCAGTCGAGCGGGTCTCGTTCAAGTAGAACGTAAAATTCCGATTACCCAAACCCCAATCCAAGATACCATTCGTCTTTTATTGAAAGGAGAGCTTACCGATAAAGAGCGGAATCAGGGAATTTTCACCGAATATCCCTTGGAAGGTTTTTCTTTAAAGGGAGCTTCTTTAAAAGATGGAATTTTAACTCTGGAATTTGAAGACCTGAATAACAAAACCGTTGGCGGTTCCTGTCGGGTGGGGATATTATGGTTTCATATTGAATCCACTGCCAGGCAGTTTCCGGAAATCAGGGAAGTGCGATTTTTACCGGAAGAACTTTTCCAGCCTTGA
- a CDS encoding flavodoxin family protein, producing the protein MKTLIIYNSYHHQNTKKVAERMALILEANLTGPEIINPDDVGAINELNIYDLIGFGSGIYLGKHHKNLISLVEKLPQFIGKKAFIFSTCGGDEKEIETNHDRLRKKLQEKEFDIMGEFSCKGWDSFGPLKLMGGINKDRPNEEDLKNAENFAKEIREKHPEFINGHI; encoded by the coding sequence ATGAAAACTCTGATAATTTATAATTCTTATCATCATCAAAATACCAAAAAAGTAGCTGAAAGGATGGCATTAATTCTTGAGGCGAACTTGACCGGACCTGAAATAATTAATCCCGATGACGTAGGGGCGATAAACGAGCTCAATATTTATGATTTAATTGGTTTTGGCTCGGGTATCTATCTTGGAAAACATCATAAAAACTTAATTAGTCTGGTTGAAAAACTTCCCCAATTTATTGGCAAAAAAGCGTTTATTTTTTCTACCTGCGGCGGAGATGAAAAAGAAATTGAAACCAATCACGATAGATTGAGGAAAAAATTACAAGAGAAAGAATTTGATATAATGGGAGAATTCAGCTGTAAGGGCTGGGATAGTTTCGGCCCTTTGAAGCTGATGGGCGGGATAAACAAAGACCGGCCAAATGAAGAGGATTTGAAAAACGCGGAAAATTTCGCCAAGGAAATAAGAGAAAAGCATCCTGAGTTTATCAATGGACACATATAA
- a CDS encoding tryptophan-rich sensory protein — MNSKKIFKFIVSIIICQMAGFVGAIFTMPQIEGWYKYLNKPSFTPPGYFIGLVWTILFFLMGISLYLVWSKNFKCQISDKDKKIKAWNRFSEKLWIGAWREENAVLIFIFQLILNILWSILFFGLQSPGLAFIELLMLWWAILYTIANFYRISKPAAYLLIPYIAWVSFAGVLNFILWRMN; from the coding sequence ATGAATAGTAAAAAAATTTTTAAATTTATAGTCAGTATAATAATTTGTCAAATGGCGGGTTTCGTGGGGGCCATTTTTACAATGCCGCAAATTGAAGGGTGGTATAAATATTTAAACAAGCCTTCATTCACTCCGCCTGGTTATTTTATTGGGTTGGTTTGGACGATTTTGTTTTTTTTAATGGGAATTTCTTTGTATTTAGTTTGGTCAAAGAATTTTAAATGTCAGATTTCTGATAAGGATAAAAAAATTAAAGCCTGGAATCGTTTTTCTGAAAAATTATGGATAGGCGCTTGGCGTGAGGAAAACGCGGTTTTGATTTTTATTTTCCAGTTGATTTTAAATATTTTGTGGTCAATATTGTTTTTCGGCCTGCAGTCACCCGGTTTAGCTTTTATTGAATTATTAATGCTTTGGTGGGCGATTTTATACACTATCGCTAATTTTTACCGAATTTCAAAACCTGCTGCTTACTTATTAATTCCTTATATTGCTTGGGTTTCTTTTGCCGGTGTTCTGAATTTCATCCTCTGGAGGATGAATTGA
- a CDS encoding transporter has translation MNLKLISLIFVAVLSLVGVIGDFFINLAGEGKKFIELKWFVIGFIIYASTAFGWFFLMKNIKLSTLGVFYAVSTMIFLTIISVFYFKEPINNYEILGIVTAVIALVLMGKFT, from the coding sequence ATGAATTTAAAATTAATTTCATTGATATTTGTTGCGGTTTTAAGCTTAGTCGGCGTTATCGGTGATTTTTTTATCAATCTTGCCGGCGAAGGGAAAAAATTCATTGAACTTAAGTGGTTTGTAATCGGTTTTATAATTTACGCTTCAACGGCTTTCGGTTGGTTTTTTTTAATGAAAAACATCAAACTTTCAACACTCGGCGTGTTTTATGCAGTTTCAACAATGATTTTTTTGACAATAATAAGCGTTTTTTATTTTAAAGAACCCATTAACAATTATGAAATTTTAGGCATTGTAACGGCTGTAATTGCGCTAGTTTTAATGGGGAAATTCACTTAA
- a CDS encoding FKBP-type peptidyl-prolyl cis-trans isomerase: MKKIFLIIILIIIGLGIYFVFRNPKTSEEPGSNSNEEPESNSQNHEIQGMKVEILKKGTGEVSKNSDKVTVHYVGTFENGEKFDSSVDRGTPFSFTLGAGQVIEGWDLGVLGMKVGEKRKLTIPYDLAYGESGYGPIPAKATLIFEVELLGINQ; encoded by the coding sequence ATGAAAAAGATATTTTTAATTATTATTTTAATAATCATAGGTTTAGGAATTTATTTTGTCTTTCGGAATCCAAAAACCAGTGAAGAACCGGGTTCTAATTCCAACGAAGAGCCAGAATCAAATTCTCAAAACCATGAAATTCAAGGCATGAAAGTAGAAATTTTAAAAAAGGGGACAGGCGAGGTTTCCAAAAATAGCGACAAGGTCACCGTTCATTATGTGGGAACTTTTGAAAACGGCGAAAAGTTTGATTCGAGCGTTGACAGGGGAACTCCTTTTTCTTTTACTTTAGGGGCCGGGCAGGTGATTGAGGGCTGGGATTTGGGAGTTTTAGGAATGAAGGTAGGGGAGAAAAGAAAACTAACAATTCCTTATGATTTGGCTTACGGAGAATCAGGCTACGGTCCTATTCCCGCCAAAGCCACGCTTATCTTTGAAGTTGAGCTTTTGGGGATTAATCAATAA
- a CDS encoding RNA-binding protein, with the protein MAKKLYVGGLPYSTTEDSLKEMFIQAGKVESAVIIMDKMSGRSKGFGFVEMSTDEEAQKGIELWNGKEVEGRTLTVAEARPMEDRPKRDFNRGGGGRGGFGGQRRNSW; encoded by the coding sequence ATGGCAAAAAAATTATACGTTGGCGGTTTACCTTACAGCACAACTGAAGATTCTTTGAAAGAAATGTTTATTCAGGCTGGAAAAGTTGAATCTGCAGTAATCATTATGGACAAAATGTCCGGCCGTTCAAAAGGGTTTGGGTTTGTGGAAATGTCCACAGACGAAGAAGCCCAGAAAGGCATCGAGTTATGGAATGGCAAAGAAGTAGAAGGACGAACTTTGACTGTAGCTGAGGCCCGACCAATGGAAGATCGCCCGAAAAGAGACTTCAACCGCGGAGGAGGCGGAAGAGGAGGTTTCGGCGGGCAACGAAGAAACAGTTGGTAA
- the ychF gene encoding redox-regulated ATPase YchF gives MPLSIGIVGLPNVGKSTLFQTITKKQVNIANYPFCTIDPNVGVVAVPDERVDKLAELTKSEKKINTTIEFFDIAGLVKGANKGEGLGNKFLANIRETDATVYVLRAFLKKDIINTQSDIDVLKEKEILDTELILKDLETVDKRIDSLEGEVRAGKKESLKEFNALKKIKEFLEKGKILSEEIFSEEESKIINHYQLLTMKPRLYLLNGKDEEVPKDIIEKFKQNNWPFLIIDVLTEFEAEGLNKEERVSLGLPLEGELDLLIKKAYEILGLLTFFTTGPDETRAWTIKKGQKAPQAGGEIHSDFETHFIKAEVINWQDLLDAGGFARAREKGLIRTEGKEYVVQDGDVIEIKHNA, from the coding sequence ATGCCTCTTTCAATCGGAATTGTCGGCTTGCCCAACGTGGGCAAATCAACGCTTTTCCAGACAATAACTAAAAAACAGGTCAACATAGCTAATTATCCTTTTTGCACCATTGACCCGAATGTGGGTGTAGTTGCGGTTCCTGACGAAAGAGTTGATAAGCTGGCCGAGCTCACAAAATCGGAAAAAAAAATCAATACAACTATTGAATTTTTTGATATTGCGGGGTTGGTCAAAGGAGCCAACAAGGGAGAGGGGCTGGGAAACAAGTTTTTGGCCAATATCAGGGAAACAGATGCCACGGTTTACGTTTTAAGGGCTTTCTTAAAAAAAGATATTATTAATACGCAATCCGACATAGATGTTTTAAAAGAAAAAGAAATCTTAGACACGGAGTTAATCTTAAAAGATTTGGAAACTGTGGACAAAAGAATTGATAGCCTTGAAGGGGAAGTAAGGGCCGGGAAAAAAGAATCTTTGAAAGAATTTAATGCTTTAAAAAAAATCAAAGAATTTTTAGAAAAAGGAAAAATTCTAAGCGAAGAGATTTTCAGTGAAGAAGAGTCAAAGATAATTAATCATTATCAGTTGTTGACCATGAAGCCGAGATTGTATTTGCTCAACGGCAAAGACGAAGAAGTGCCGAAAGATATTATAGAAAAATTTAAGCAAAATAATTGGCCATTTTTGATAATTGACGTTTTAACGGAATTTGAAGCTGAAGGTTTAAACAAAGAAGAAAGAGTTTCTTTGGGATTGCCCTTGGAAGGGGAGCTGGATTTGTTAATTAAGAAAGCCTATGAGATATTGGGGCTTTTAACTTTTTTTACAACCGGTCCCGATGAAACTCGCGCCTGGACAATTAAAAAGGGCCAAAAAGCGCCCCAAGCCGGAGGTGAAATCCACAGCGATTTTGAAACTCATTTCATAAAAGCCGAAGTTATAAACTGGCAGGATTTGTTAGACGCCGGCGGATTTGCCAGAGCCAGAGAAAAAGGTTTAATCAGAACCGAAGGCAAAGAATATGTCGTTCAAGACGGAGATGTTATTGAGATTAAGCATAACGCCTAG
- a CDS encoding DUF167 domain-containing protein — MKIFVRTKPKSKKEYIKKIDENHFVVAVKAIPEKGKANEAMIKAISLYFKKNCSSVKIISGQKSKLKIVEF, encoded by the coding sequence ATGAAAATTTTTGTCAGGACTAAACCTAAATCCAAAAAAGAATATATTAAAAAAATTGACGAAAATCATTTTGTGGTTGCGGTTAAGGCAATTCCGGAAAAAGGAAAAGCCAACGAGGCGATGATAAAAGCTATTTCCCTTTATTTCAAAAAAAACTGTTCAAGCGTTAAAATTATTTCCGGCCAAAAATCGAAGTTAAAAATAGTTGAATTTTAA
- a CDS encoding DUF5654 family protein, whose protein sequence is MKKEIIEKISTLVTTAFGLVAALAWNSAIQAIFQQVFGDAKGILPMLIYAGVVTVIAVVATIWIGRLAEKAKNL, encoded by the coding sequence ATGAAAAAAGAAATAATAGAAAAAATTTCCACTTTGGTTACTACGGCCTTCGGCTTGGTGGCGGCCTTGGCCTGGAACAGTGCCATTCAGGCTATTTTCCAGCAAGTTTTCGGCGACGCCAAGGGAATTTTGCCGATGTTGATTTATGCGGGAGTGGTAACGGTGATTGCGGTGGTAGCGACAATTTGGATAGGCAGGTTGGCTGAAAAAGCAAAGAATCTATAA
- a CDS encoding ATP-binding cassette domain-containing protein, protein MNTIEVKNLTKKFGDFIAVDNISFSVDKGEIFAFLGPNGAGKSTTIKMLTTLLRPTSGEIKLNGYNPIEDPNAVRCSFGIVFQDPSLDEELTAYENMEFHGVLYGVPKKVRKERIEQLLKFVELWDRKDELVKKFSGGMKRRLEAARGLIHHPKILFLDEPTLGLDPQTRTHIWNYIKILNKEEQMTVFFTTHYMEEAEKIAQKIAIIDHGKIVAQGTIPKLKEQTKTNSLEEVFLLLTGNTIREEEAGSIDRMRTIMKMHR, encoded by the coding sequence ATGAATACAATTGAAGTTAAAAATCTAACAAAAAAATTCGGTGATTTTATTGCAGTTGATAATATCTCTTTTTCTGTTGATAAGGGAGAGATTTTTGCATTTTTAGGACCTAATGGCGCTGGAAAATCTACAACGATAAAAATGCTTACCACGCTTTTACGTCCGACCAGCGGAGAAATCAAGCTGAACGGATATAATCCGATTGAGGATCCGAACGCGGTTCGTTGTTCGTTCGGCATTGTATTTCAAGATCCAAGTTTAGATGAAGAACTTACGGCCTATGAAAACATGGAATTTCATGGTGTGCTTTATGGGGTTCCAAAAAAGGTGCGCAAAGAAAGAATTGAACAACTACTCAAGTTCGTTGAACTTTGGGACAGAAAGGACGAGCTGGTAAAAAAATTTTCTGGCGGGATGAAACGCAGGTTAGAGGCCGCAAGAGGTTTAATTCACCATCCTAAAATTCTTTTTCTGGATGAACCAACCTTAGGTTTAGATCCTCAAACAAGAACTCATATTTGGAACTATATTAAGATCCTAAATAAAGAAGAGCAAATGACAGTTTTCTTCACCACTCATTATATGGAAGAAGCGGAAAAAATTGCTCAAAAAATTGCTATTATTGACCACGGAAAAATTGTTGCTCAAGGAACTATTCCAAAACTAAAAGAACAAACAAAAACTAATTCTTTAGAAGAAGTATTTTTATTATTAACGGGAAATACAATTCGCGAAGAAGAAGCCGGCAGTATTGATAGAATGAGAACAATTATGAAGATGCATAGATAA